The following coding sequences are from one Salvia hispanica cultivar TCC Black 2014 chromosome 3, UniMelb_Shisp_WGS_1.0, whole genome shotgun sequence window:
- the LOC125215429 gene encoding protein TONSOKU isoform X1: MRRKEESSQQQQLIVAKRAYKAAEAEGNRQEEARWANFIGDLHKNRGEYVEALRWLRKDYEVSIRYLPHKQLLATCQSLGELHLRLGDYEEALKFQKKHFDLAKDEDDLIEQQRASTQLGRTYHEMFLKSDDDHLSIRNAKKYFELSMELAQTIKKKSNSEKVSFVKEYIDAHNNLGMLEIDLDNLNAAEKILTEGLEICQEEEVPEGDATRSRLHHNLGNVYMELRKWEKARDHIKKDIVICKRIGHCQGEAKGYINHGELHYRNQSYEEALASYKKALELARTLEDEVALTEQIHQNITTVREAMRVMSEIRTEELNLKKLERNTEMARGTESERKFLLKQNSSLDCLVEKSRMIFAWLKLGEYGKRKKRIANDLCDKEKLSDSFLVVGESYQKLRRFSKALKWYQKAWESYRLIGNLEGQALAKINIGDVLDCTGDYSGALDACREGYRIAVKGNLSSLQLSALENMHYSHMIRFDDADEARSAKILIDKLKQSKDAEIHPGGSPGDFCSETQTELDNLSADDGSDGSFSPKEHKANAHEVKSYDTCDESEEDITLMSLLRSTKGKRKKKPTCGSTPVASSIPCGSPARSLSRSSGSLTVNRKRVRIILSDDEGENDDNIRSDRISSRCFVEGIATSDELNKKDAPSLQVQDVSPVASRCTVDESIPANLQHSTSSHKSNGSKSNHANDSRITGSCADVGDSKTHRNINSFSIGSSNLLQNEISKGRHVCSDESCQHILFKIDQELVYMDPNMYLIDGKLNIEQMKVDLACFYYLQLSQEKRSRAGLVPVIQHMQCGEKILGSMETLYNFNNLAPEKICVEVSVGVMVPKIVMKLYIDCCELLSEQPNLEVLRRLYNLEVSEDEILVSDCQLRDVSVAPLLNALQMHKTLAGLDLSHNLLGNLTVENLRQVFMSSGQNYGGLILNLHNNCLGPAALFQICECHVLYARLEVLNVSGNPLTDACASYISTILRNCKALYSLNIENCSVTSRTIQKVAESLDSESALTHLFIGHNHPVSGNAVINLLKKLSATNWFQVLSLNGIKLSKPVVDSLCQLAMDCCLSGLLLGHTNIGTEGALQLIKPLSKDTQELVRLDLSNCALTCDYIVGLKDEASLVCGILELNLGGNPIMKEGSNELSSLLRNPQSCLRVLVVCKCELGLEGVIHMLQALSENRTLEELNLADNINPNEAEALTINCRPSEKGYNSSPAAKTDPDPLNVASPELVDALPQDMSALDPSENQLEVADSEDGLEEPRATSSGPGESSKHASPNMILHQESWPMQQLSSSVKMARSLKVLDLSGNGFSQEVSDALFSAWSSGTRAGLSQRHVDGKTVHYSVQGSTCCGIKPCCRKI; the protein is encoded by the exons ATGCGTCGAAAAGAGGAGTCGAgccagcagcagcagctgATTGTTGCGAAGCGGGCTTACaaggcggcggaggcggaggggAATCGCCAGGAGGAGGCGCGTTGGGCGAACTTCATCGGCGACTTGCACAAGAATCGCGGCGAGTACGTGGAGGCTCTCCGGTGGCTGCGCAAGGACTACGAGGTCTCCATTAGGTACCTGCCCCATAAGCAGCTGCTCGCCACGTGTCAGTCCCTCGGCGAGCTCCACCTCCGTCTCGGCGATTACGAAGAAGCCCTAAAATTCCAG AAAAAGCATTTCGATCTTGCCAAGGATGAAGATGACCTCATTGAGCAACAAAGAGCTAGCACGCAGCTCGGACGAACTTACCATGAAATGTTTTTGAAGTCCGACGATGACCACTTGTCTATTCGGAATGCCAAGAAGTATTTTGAACTATCCATGGAACTTGCACAAACTATAAAGAAGAAGTCGAATTCCGAGAAAGTTTCTTTTGTAAAGGAGTACATTGATGCCCATAATAACCTTGGAATGCTTGAAATTGATCTTGACAACTTGAATGCAGCAGAGAAGATTCTTACAGAAGGATTGGAGATATGTCAGGAAGAAGAAGTCCCTGAGGGTGATGCTACACGCAGTAGGCTCCACCACAACCTCGGAAATGTTTACATGGAGCTGAGGAAATGGGAAAAAGCACGTGATCACATTAAAAAGGATATTGTTATCTGCAAGCGGATTGGACACTGTCAAGGGGAAGCGAAAGGTTATATTAATCACGGGGAGCTGCATTACAGAAATCAAAGTTATGAAGAAGCCCTTGCATCTTATAAAAAGGCGCTTGAACTGGCAAGGACATTGGAAGATGAGGTTGCGCTGACtgaacaaatacatcaaaatatcACAACTGTAAGAGAAGCAATGCGAGTGATGAGTGAAATAAGAACTGAAGAGTTAAACCTTAAGAAGCTCGAAAGGAATACAGAAATGGCCAGAGGAACAGAGAGCGAACGGAAATTTCTACTGAAACAGAATTCTTCCCTTGATTGCCTTGTCGAGAAATCCAGGATGATCTTTGCTTGGCTAAAA CTTGGTGAATATGGTaaaaggaagaagaggatAGCAAATGACCTTTGTGACAAGGAGAAACTTAGTGATTCATTTCTGGTTGTTGGGGAGTCATACCAGAAGCTCCGGAGATTCAGTAAAGCTCTTAAATGGTATCAAAAAGCCTGGGAATCTTACCGTTTGATTGGAAACTTGGAG GGGCAAGCACTGGCAAAGATAAACATCGGGGATGTTTTGGACTGCACTGGGGATTACTCAGGTGCTTTGGACGCATGTAGAGAGGGTTACAG GATTGCTGTTAAAGGAAACTTATCTTCATTGCAGCTGTCTGCCCTAGAAAATATGCACTACAGCCACATGATTCGCTTTGATGATGCTGACGAGGCAAG GTCggcaaaaattttaattgacaAATTAAAGCAATCCAAAGATGCTGAGATCCATCCAGGAGGTTCTCCAGGTGATTTCTGTTCCGAGACACAAACAGAGTTGGATAACCTATCAGCAGATGATGGGTCTGATGGTAGCTTTTCACCAAAGGAACATAAAGCCAATGCTCATGAAGTAAAATCTTATGACACTTGCGATGAATCGGAGGAAGATATTACTTTGATGTCCCTACTTAGATCTACAAAAGgcaagagaaagaaaaaacccACTTGTGGAAGTACACCTGTTGCTTCTTCCATTCCATGTGGATCTCCTGCAAGGAGCTTATCCAGATCCTCTGGTAGTCTTACAGTTAACCGAAAGCGTGTACGCATCATTCTGTCTGACGATGAAGGAGAAAATGATGATAACATTCGCTCAGACAGAATAAGTAGCAGGTGTTTCGTGGAAGGCATTGCAACTTCTGATGAAC TGAACAAAAAGGATGCTCCCTCTCTTCAAGTCCAG GATGTTTCACCTGTTGCTTCGAGATGTACAGTTGATGAATCTATTCCTGCCAATCTTCAGCATAGCACCTCCTCACACAAATCCAATGGTTCTAAATCCAACCACGCCAATGATTCTAGAATAACTGGATCCTGTGCTGATGTAGGCGATTCAAAAACTCACAGAAACATAAACAGCTTCTCCATTGGTTCCTCCAACTTATTGCAAAATGAAATCTCCAAGGGTCGACATGTTTGTTCTGATGAATCTTGT CAGCATATCTTGTTTAAAATTGATCAAGAATTGGTATACATGGACCCAAACATGTATCTAATTGATGGTAAACTCAACATAGAGCAGATGAAGGTTGATTTGGCAtgcttttattatttacaGCTCTCACAAGAAAAGAGGTCAAGAG CAGGACTGGTGCCAGTAATTCAACATATGCAGTGTGGTGAGAAAATTCTTGGATCTATGGAAACATTATACAACTTTAACAACCTTGCTCCAGAGAAGATCTGTGTCGAGGTTTCTGTTGGTG TTATGGTACCAAAAATTGTGATGAAACTGTACATAGACTGCTGTGAGTTACTATCTGAACAGCCTAATCTGGAAGTGCTGCGGAGATTGTACAACTTAGAG GTATCGGAGGATGAAATTTTAGTGTCTGATTGCCAATTGCGAGATGTATCAGTAGCACCGTTGTTGAATGCTCTGCAAATGCACAAAACACTTGCAGGCTTGGACCTGTCTCATAATCTATTAG GAAATCTCACTGTTGAGAACCTCAGACAAGTGTTCATGTCATCAGGACAAAATTATGGTGGTCTTATATTGAATCTGCACAACAATTGTCTTGGTCCAGCTGCTTTGTTTCAG ATTTGTGAATGCCACGTGCTCTATGCACGACTGGAAGTTCTCAATGTATCTGGAAACCCTTTGACTGATGCTTGTGCTTCTTACATCTCAACCATCCTCCGAAACTGCAAAG CTCTTTATAGTTTGAACATAGAGAACTGTTCTGTTACATCAAGAACAATTCAAAAAGTTGCTGAATCTTTGGATTCTGAATCGGCACTTACGCATCTCTTTATAG GACACAATCACCCTGTATCTGGCAATGCAGTAATTAATCTTCTGAAAAAACTCAGTGCCACCAACTG GTTTCAAGTGCTCAGTCTAAATGGGATAAAGCTCAGCAAGCCAGTAGTTGATAGCCTTTGCCAACTTGCCATGGATTGTTGCTTGTCTGGGTTGCTACTGGGACATACTAACATTGGAACT GAAGGTGCATTACAGTTGATCAAACCATTATCCAAGGACACTCAGGAACTGGTCAGGCTAGATCTATCAAATTGTGCACTTACTTGTGACTACATTGTTGGTCTCAAAGATGAAGCATCCTTGGTTTGTGGTATTCTTGAATTGAATCTTGGTGGAAATCCAATCATGAAAGAG GGAAGCAATGAATTGTCATCCTTACTCCGCAATCCGCAGTCTTGTTTAAGGGTTCTGGTGGTCTGCAAATGTGAACTAGGTCTTGAAGGTGTCATTCACATGCTTCAAGCCCTATCCGAGAATCGCACTCTTGAAGAACTCAACCTGGCTGACAATATCAATCCAAATGAAGCTGAAGCTCTAACAATCAACTGCAGACCGTCAGAAAAAGGGTATAACTCTTCACCAGCAGCCAAAACCGATCCCGACCCGTTGAATGTTGCTTCACCGGAGCTAGTTGATGCTCTGCCTCAAGATATGTCTGCCTTAGACCCAAGCGAAAACCAGCTCGAAGTTGCTGACAGTGAAGATGGGCTAGAAGAGCCGCGAGCTACATCATCTGGTCCTGGAGAAAGTAGCAAGCACGCATCCCCAAACATGATTCTTCATCAAGAAAGTTGGCCCATGCAGCAGCTTTCTTCTTCTGTTAAAATGGCAAGATCGTTAAAAGTATTGGATCTTAGTGGTAACGGGTTCTCTCAGGAAGTCAGCGATGCTCTATTTTCAGCATGGTCCTCAGGAACTAGAGCTGGTTTGAGTCAGAGACATGTTGATGGAAAGACGGTCCATTACTCAGTGCAGGGAAGCACGTGCTGTGGCATTAAGCCTTGCTGCAGAAAGATTTGA
- the LOC125215429 gene encoding protein TONSOKU isoform X4, which produces MRRKEESSQQQQLIVAKRAYKAAEAEGNRQEEARWANFIGDLHKNRGEYVEALRWLRKDYEVSIRYLPHKQLLATCQSLGELHLRLGDYEEALKFQKKHFDLAKDEDDLIEQQRASTQLGRTYHEMFLKSDDDHLSIRNAKKYFELSMELAQTIKKKSNSEKVSFVKEYIDAHNNLGMLEIDLDNLNAAEKILTEGLEICQEEEVPEGDATRSRLHHNLGNVYMELRKWEKARDHIKKDIVICKRIGHCQGEAKGYINHGELHYRNQSYEEALASYKKALELARTLEDEVALTEQIHQNITTVREAMRVMSEIRTEELNLKKLERNTEMARGTESERKFLLKQNSSLDCLVEKSRMIFAWLKGQALAKINIGDVLDCTGDYSGALDACREGYRIAVKGNLSSLQLSALENMHYSHMIRFDDADEARSAKILIDKLKQSKDAEIHPGGSPGDFCSETQTELDNLSADDGSDGSFSPKEHKANAHEVKSYDTCDESEEDITLMSLLRSTKGKRKKKPTCGSTPVASSIPCGSPARSLSRSSGSLTVNRKRVRIILSDDEGENDDNIRSDRISSRCFVEGIATSDELNKKDAPSLQVQDVSPVASRCTVDESIPANLQHSTSSHKSNGSKSNHANDSRITGSCADVGDSKTHRNINSFSIGSSNLLQNEISKGRHVCSDESCQHILFKIDQELVYMDPNMYLIDGKLNIEQMKVDLACFYYLQLSQEKRSRAGLVPVIQHMQCGEKILGSMETLYNFNNLAPEKICVEVSVGVMVPKIVMKLYIDCCELLSEQPNLEVLRRLYNLEVSEDEILVSDCQLRDVSVAPLLNALQMHKTLAGLDLSHNLLGNLTVENLRQVFMSSGQNYGGLILNLHNNCLGPAALFQICECHVLYARLEVLNVSGNPLTDACASYISTILRNCKALYSLNIENCSVTSRTIQKVAESLDSESALTHLFIGHNHPVSGNAVINLLKKLSATNWFQVLSLNGIKLSKPVVDSLCQLAMDCCLSGLLLGHTNIGTEGALQLIKPLSKDTQELVRLDLSNCALTCDYIVGLKDEASLVCGILELNLGGNPIMKEGSNELSSLLRNPQSCLRVLVVCKCELGLEGVIHMLQALSENRTLEELNLADNINPNEAEALTINCRPSEKGYNSSPAAKTDPDPLNVASPELVDALPQDMSALDPSENQLEVADSEDGLEEPRATSSGPGESSKHASPNMILHQESWPMQQLSSSVKMARSLKVLDLSGNGFSQEVSDALFSAWSSGTRAGLSQRHVDGKTVHYSVQGSTCCGIKPCCRKI; this is translated from the exons ATGCGTCGAAAAGAGGAGTCGAgccagcagcagcagctgATTGTTGCGAAGCGGGCTTACaaggcggcggaggcggaggggAATCGCCAGGAGGAGGCGCGTTGGGCGAACTTCATCGGCGACTTGCACAAGAATCGCGGCGAGTACGTGGAGGCTCTCCGGTGGCTGCGCAAGGACTACGAGGTCTCCATTAGGTACCTGCCCCATAAGCAGCTGCTCGCCACGTGTCAGTCCCTCGGCGAGCTCCACCTCCGTCTCGGCGATTACGAAGAAGCCCTAAAATTCCAG AAAAAGCATTTCGATCTTGCCAAGGATGAAGATGACCTCATTGAGCAACAAAGAGCTAGCACGCAGCTCGGACGAACTTACCATGAAATGTTTTTGAAGTCCGACGATGACCACTTGTCTATTCGGAATGCCAAGAAGTATTTTGAACTATCCATGGAACTTGCACAAACTATAAAGAAGAAGTCGAATTCCGAGAAAGTTTCTTTTGTAAAGGAGTACATTGATGCCCATAATAACCTTGGAATGCTTGAAATTGATCTTGACAACTTGAATGCAGCAGAGAAGATTCTTACAGAAGGATTGGAGATATGTCAGGAAGAAGAAGTCCCTGAGGGTGATGCTACACGCAGTAGGCTCCACCACAACCTCGGAAATGTTTACATGGAGCTGAGGAAATGGGAAAAAGCACGTGATCACATTAAAAAGGATATTGTTATCTGCAAGCGGATTGGACACTGTCAAGGGGAAGCGAAAGGTTATATTAATCACGGGGAGCTGCATTACAGAAATCAAAGTTATGAAGAAGCCCTTGCATCTTATAAAAAGGCGCTTGAACTGGCAAGGACATTGGAAGATGAGGTTGCGCTGACtgaacaaatacatcaaaatatcACAACTGTAAGAGAAGCAATGCGAGTGATGAGTGAAATAAGAACTGAAGAGTTAAACCTTAAGAAGCTCGAAAGGAATACAGAAATGGCCAGAGGAACAGAGAGCGAACGGAAATTTCTACTGAAACAGAATTCTTCCCTTGATTGCCTTGTCGAGAAATCCAGGATGATCTTTGCTTGGCTAAAA GGGCAAGCACTGGCAAAGATAAACATCGGGGATGTTTTGGACTGCACTGGGGATTACTCAGGTGCTTTGGACGCATGTAGAGAGGGTTACAG GATTGCTGTTAAAGGAAACTTATCTTCATTGCAGCTGTCTGCCCTAGAAAATATGCACTACAGCCACATGATTCGCTTTGATGATGCTGACGAGGCAAG GTCggcaaaaattttaattgacaAATTAAAGCAATCCAAAGATGCTGAGATCCATCCAGGAGGTTCTCCAGGTGATTTCTGTTCCGAGACACAAACAGAGTTGGATAACCTATCAGCAGATGATGGGTCTGATGGTAGCTTTTCACCAAAGGAACATAAAGCCAATGCTCATGAAGTAAAATCTTATGACACTTGCGATGAATCGGAGGAAGATATTACTTTGATGTCCCTACTTAGATCTACAAAAGgcaagagaaagaaaaaacccACTTGTGGAAGTACACCTGTTGCTTCTTCCATTCCATGTGGATCTCCTGCAAGGAGCTTATCCAGATCCTCTGGTAGTCTTACAGTTAACCGAAAGCGTGTACGCATCATTCTGTCTGACGATGAAGGAGAAAATGATGATAACATTCGCTCAGACAGAATAAGTAGCAGGTGTTTCGTGGAAGGCATTGCAACTTCTGATGAAC TGAACAAAAAGGATGCTCCCTCTCTTCAAGTCCAG GATGTTTCACCTGTTGCTTCGAGATGTACAGTTGATGAATCTATTCCTGCCAATCTTCAGCATAGCACCTCCTCACACAAATCCAATGGTTCTAAATCCAACCACGCCAATGATTCTAGAATAACTGGATCCTGTGCTGATGTAGGCGATTCAAAAACTCACAGAAACATAAACAGCTTCTCCATTGGTTCCTCCAACTTATTGCAAAATGAAATCTCCAAGGGTCGACATGTTTGTTCTGATGAATCTTGT CAGCATATCTTGTTTAAAATTGATCAAGAATTGGTATACATGGACCCAAACATGTATCTAATTGATGGTAAACTCAACATAGAGCAGATGAAGGTTGATTTGGCAtgcttttattatttacaGCTCTCACAAGAAAAGAGGTCAAGAG CAGGACTGGTGCCAGTAATTCAACATATGCAGTGTGGTGAGAAAATTCTTGGATCTATGGAAACATTATACAACTTTAACAACCTTGCTCCAGAGAAGATCTGTGTCGAGGTTTCTGTTGGTG TTATGGTACCAAAAATTGTGATGAAACTGTACATAGACTGCTGTGAGTTACTATCTGAACAGCCTAATCTGGAAGTGCTGCGGAGATTGTACAACTTAGAG GTATCGGAGGATGAAATTTTAGTGTCTGATTGCCAATTGCGAGATGTATCAGTAGCACCGTTGTTGAATGCTCTGCAAATGCACAAAACACTTGCAGGCTTGGACCTGTCTCATAATCTATTAG GAAATCTCACTGTTGAGAACCTCAGACAAGTGTTCATGTCATCAGGACAAAATTATGGTGGTCTTATATTGAATCTGCACAACAATTGTCTTGGTCCAGCTGCTTTGTTTCAG ATTTGTGAATGCCACGTGCTCTATGCACGACTGGAAGTTCTCAATGTATCTGGAAACCCTTTGACTGATGCTTGTGCTTCTTACATCTCAACCATCCTCCGAAACTGCAAAG CTCTTTATAGTTTGAACATAGAGAACTGTTCTGTTACATCAAGAACAATTCAAAAAGTTGCTGAATCTTTGGATTCTGAATCGGCACTTACGCATCTCTTTATAG GACACAATCACCCTGTATCTGGCAATGCAGTAATTAATCTTCTGAAAAAACTCAGTGCCACCAACTG GTTTCAAGTGCTCAGTCTAAATGGGATAAAGCTCAGCAAGCCAGTAGTTGATAGCCTTTGCCAACTTGCCATGGATTGTTGCTTGTCTGGGTTGCTACTGGGACATACTAACATTGGAACT GAAGGTGCATTACAGTTGATCAAACCATTATCCAAGGACACTCAGGAACTGGTCAGGCTAGATCTATCAAATTGTGCACTTACTTGTGACTACATTGTTGGTCTCAAAGATGAAGCATCCTTGGTTTGTGGTATTCTTGAATTGAATCTTGGTGGAAATCCAATCATGAAAGAG GGAAGCAATGAATTGTCATCCTTACTCCGCAATCCGCAGTCTTGTTTAAGGGTTCTGGTGGTCTGCAAATGTGAACTAGGTCTTGAAGGTGTCATTCACATGCTTCAAGCCCTATCCGAGAATCGCACTCTTGAAGAACTCAACCTGGCTGACAATATCAATCCAAATGAAGCTGAAGCTCTAACAATCAACTGCAGACCGTCAGAAAAAGGGTATAACTCTTCACCAGCAGCCAAAACCGATCCCGACCCGTTGAATGTTGCTTCACCGGAGCTAGTTGATGCTCTGCCTCAAGATATGTCTGCCTTAGACCCAAGCGAAAACCAGCTCGAAGTTGCTGACAGTGAAGATGGGCTAGAAGAGCCGCGAGCTACATCATCTGGTCCTGGAGAAAGTAGCAAGCACGCATCCCCAAACATGATTCTTCATCAAGAAAGTTGGCCCATGCAGCAGCTTTCTTCTTCTGTTAAAATGGCAAGATCGTTAAAAGTATTGGATCTTAGTGGTAACGGGTTCTCTCAGGAAGTCAGCGATGCTCTATTTTCAGCATGGTCCTCAGGAACTAGAGCTGGTTTGAGTCAGAGACATGTTGATGGAAAGACGGTCCATTACTCAGTGCAGGGAAGCACGTGCTGTGGCATTAAGCCTTGCTGCAGAAAGATTTGA